The following proteins come from a genomic window of Shewanella halifaxensis HAW-EB4:
- a CDS encoding HDOD domain-containing protein — protein MFSKALRKLFNIREQVVIERPKSFSGSMDQFQAKQSHAAPITQNQPPLQSNDPVIAIDLSALFYSLLFPSTQLNGTANELEKSVFRRVEAALTSPKAIAERVLKLPTQVAALDQQLADENSDTKALLALIERDPVLSVEVLKLCNSPLFKRSDKEVTSLQQALVQLGREQMRRFVTTAMMRKVIEVKPIYFRRFGSQIWRHSMQVAYLSSELTQDDPDSAFLLGLLHDVGKIAIFKLLLEAFKQAEPGEQPCSSLFRQVMTTKSLSLSALLARYWELPSLFEAELSRLAIIDSKPAGGLAEVVWRANLISECSMLFEAGKLQTQQLDRLLFDAAIDRETFEQLHQKLILF, from the coding sequence TTGTTTAGTAAAGCCCTGAGAAAACTGTTTAATATCAGAGAACAAGTCGTCATTGAAAGACCAAAGAGCTTCAGTGGTTCGATGGATCAGTTTCAAGCTAAGCAGAGTCATGCAGCACCTATAACTCAGAATCAACCACCGCTACAAAGCAATGATCCCGTCATCGCAATCGATCTATCGGCTCTGTTTTATAGTCTATTATTTCCGAGTACTCAGCTTAATGGTACGGCAAATGAGCTGGAGAAGAGTGTATTTCGACGAGTAGAAGCGGCTTTGACATCTCCTAAGGCAATTGCTGAAAGGGTGTTGAAGCTACCGACCCAAGTCGCGGCTTTAGATCAGCAACTCGCAGATGAAAACAGCGATACTAAAGCACTGTTAGCCTTAATAGAGAGAGATCCCGTATTGAGTGTTGAAGTGCTAAAGCTATGTAATTCACCCCTTTTTAAACGCAGCGATAAAGAGGTGACCAGCTTACAACAGGCATTGGTACAGCTTGGTCGGGAACAGATGCGACGCTTTGTTACTACCGCGATGATGCGTAAAGTCATTGAAGTAAAACCCATCTATTTCCGTCGTTTTGGTAGTCAAATCTGGCGTCACTCAATGCAGGTAGCTTACCTTTCGAGTGAGCTTACTCAAGATGACCCTGATAGTGCCTTTCTGCTGGGCTTATTGCATGATGTAGGTAAGATTGCGATTTTTAAACTGTTATTAGAGGCATTTAAACAAGCGGAGCCCGGTGAGCAGCCCTGTTCTAGTTTGTTCAGGCAGGTGATGACCACAAAGTCTTTGAGTTTAAGTGCGTTACTGGCTCGCTACTGGGAGTTACCATCACTATTTGAAGCAGAGCTTAGTCGTTTAGCTATCATTGACTCTAAGCCTGCTGGTGGACTTGCTGAAGTCGTTTGGCGAGCAAACCTTATCAGTGAATGCTCTATGTTGTTTGAGGCGGGTAAGTTACAGACTCAACAACTCGATAGACTGTTATTTGATGCGGCCATAGACCGTGAAACCTTTGAACAACTGCATCAGAAGCTCATACTGTTTTAG
- the glyS gene encoding glycine--tRNA ligase subunit beta: MNFENLLIEVGTEELPPKSLRKLAESFLANFTEELTKAELSFDSAVWHASPRRLAICINQLALAQADKVVEKRGPAIAQAFDADGNPTKAAQGWARGNGISVEQAERLKTDKGEWLLHQARVVGVETKSLIADMAQRSLDKLPIPKPMRWGSNTTQFIRPVHTVTMLLGSEVVEGELLGIKSDRVIRGHRFMGESSFELDHADNYLVALKEKGKVLADYQARKAIIKTDAEAAAAKIGGVADLEDDLLEEVTSLVEWPVVLTASFEEKFLDVPAEALVYTMKGDQKYFPVFDNAGQLLPNFIFVTNIESKDPQQIISGNEKVVRPRLADAEFFFETDKKESLEARLASLETVVFQKQLGTIKQRVERISALAGYIATSINANSEEAARAGLLSKSDLMTNMVMEFTDLQGTMGMHYARLNGETEAVAVALAEQYKPKFSGDTVPTAPISICVALAEKLDTLVGIFGIGQAPKGAADPFALRRAAIGVLRICLENNLPLDLVDLIAKAQELHGENLTNENVAEQVLEFFMGRFRAWYQDQGVSVDVILAVLARRPTAPADFESRIKAVAHFRTLEQASALAAANKRVSNILAKVEGELPAAIDDKLLVEEAEKALAAKLAELQPQLAPLFAAANYQEALALLASLRESVDTFFEDVMVMADDEALKNNRLALLSSLREQFLHAADISLLQ; encoded by the coding sequence ATGAATTTTGAAAACTTACTGATTGAAGTAGGCACTGAAGAGTTACCACCAAAGTCACTGCGTAAACTGGCCGAATCTTTTCTTGCCAACTTTACCGAAGAGCTAACCAAAGCAGAGCTCAGCTTCGACTCTGCCGTATGGCACGCGTCTCCACGCCGTTTAGCGATTTGTATTAACCAGCTAGCACTTGCGCAAGCAGATAAAGTGGTTGAAAAGCGCGGACCTGCTATAGCGCAAGCTTTTGATGCCGATGGCAACCCAACTAAAGCTGCTCAAGGCTGGGCTCGTGGTAACGGGATTTCCGTCGAGCAAGCTGAACGCTTAAAGACTGACAAAGGCGAATGGTTACTACACCAAGCACGCGTTGTCGGTGTTGAAACTAAGAGCCTGATTGCCGATATGGCGCAGCGCTCTTTAGATAAGTTACCTATCCCTAAGCCAATGCGCTGGGGTAGCAACACGACTCAATTTATCCGCCCGGTTCACACTGTCACTATGCTACTGGGTAGCGAAGTGGTTGAAGGCGAGCTACTAGGCATTAAATCTGATCGCGTTATTCGTGGCCACCGCTTTATGGGTGAGTCTAGCTTCGAGCTAGATCACGCAGATAACTACCTTGTAGCACTAAAAGAAAAAGGTAAAGTATTAGCGGATTACCAAGCTCGTAAAGCCATCATTAAAACTGATGCTGAAGCGGCTGCAGCTAAAATTGGCGGCGTAGCCGATCTTGAAGATGACCTGCTTGAAGAAGTGACTTCTCTAGTTGAATGGCCAGTAGTACTGACAGCCAGCTTCGAAGAGAAATTCTTAGATGTACCAGCAGAAGCTTTGGTTTACACCATGAAAGGTGACCAAAAGTACTTCCCTGTATTTGATAATGCCGGCCAGTTACTACCTAACTTTATCTTCGTGACTAACATCGAGTCGAAAGATCCACAGCAGATTATTTCTGGTAACGAGAAAGTGGTTCGCCCACGCCTTGCCGATGCTGAGTTCTTCTTCGAAACAGACAAGAAAGAATCTCTTGAGGCACGTCTTGCCAGCTTAGAGACCGTGGTATTCCAAAAGCAACTTGGCACCATCAAGCAGCGTGTTGAACGTATCTCTGCTTTAGCGGGTTATATCGCCACCAGCATCAACGCTAATAGCGAAGAAGCTGCGCGCGCGGGTCTGCTATCTAAGTCTGACTTGATGACTAATATGGTCATGGAGTTTACCGATCTTCAAGGCACCATGGGTATGCATTACGCACGCCTAAATGGTGAAACTGAAGCGGTTGCTGTAGCCTTAGCGGAGCAATACAAGCCTAAGTTCTCAGGCGATACCGTGCCAACTGCACCTATCTCTATCTGTGTAGCACTAGCTGAAAAGCTCGACACGTTAGTGGGTATTTTTGGTATTGGCCAAGCGCCTAAAGGTGCTGCGGATCCATTTGCACTACGCCGCGCAGCAATTGGTGTACTACGTATCTGTTTAGAGAACAACTTACCACTAGATCTTGTTGATTTAATTGCTAAAGCACAAGAGCTACACGGTGAGAATCTCACTAACGAAAACGTTGCTGAGCAAGTACTTGAGTTCTTCATGGGCCGTTTCCGTGCCTGGTACCAAGATCAAGGTGTGAGTGTAGACGTTATTCTAGCAGTACTCGCTCGTCGTCCAACGGCTCCAGCAGACTTTGAAAGCCGCATTAAAGCCGTTGCTCACTTCAGAACGCTTGAACAAGCCTCAGCACTAGCTGCAGCTAATAAGCGTGTATCAAACATCTTGGCTAAAGTTGAAGGTGAGCTTCCAGCTGCAATCGACGATAAGCTACTCGTTGAAGAAGCTGAAAAGGCGCTTGCTGCTAAACTTGCTGAGCTTCAGCCACAGCTAGCACCACTATTTGCAGCAGCTAACTATCAAGAAGCCCTAGCACTGCTTGCTAGCCTTCGTGAAAGCGTTGATACCTTCTTCGAAGATGTGATGGTTATGGCAGATGATGAAGCACTTAAGAACAACCGCCTAGCGCTACTTTCTAGCCTACGTGAGCAGTTCCTACATGCGGCAGATATCTCGCTACTGCAATAA
- the glyQ gene encoding glycine--tRNA ligase subunit alpha, which yields MTTKHDVKTFQGFIMTLQEYWAQQGCAIVQPLDMEVGAGTFHPMTFLRSLGPEPMSSAYVQPSRRPTDGRYGENPNRLQHYYQFQVVLKPSPSNMQELYLGSLEALGVDMNVHDVRFVEDNWESPTLGAWGLGWEIWLNGMEVSQFTYFQQVGGLECKPVTGEITYGLERLAMYIQEVDSVYDLVWTDGPLGKVMYGDIFHQNEVEQSTYNFEHADVDVQFKMFDDCEQACQRLLALEKPLPLPAYEQVMKASHAFNLLDARHAISVTERQRYILRVRTMAKGVAEAYYQAREALGFPMCK from the coding sequence ATGACGACGAAACACGACGTAAAAACATTCCAGGGCTTCATTATGACCCTACAGGAATACTGGGCGCAGCAAGGTTGCGCAATCGTTCAACCATTGGACATGGAAGTAGGTGCGGGTACATTCCACCCTATGACATTCTTACGCTCACTAGGCCCAGAGCCAATGAGCAGTGCCTATGTTCAGCCTAGTCGCCGTCCTACTGATGGCCGTTATGGTGAAAACCCTAACCGTCTGCAACACTACTACCAGTTCCAGGTCGTACTGAAGCCATCGCCAAGCAACATGCAAGAACTCTACCTAGGCTCACTCGAAGCCTTAGGCGTCGATATGAATGTGCATGATGTACGCTTCGTAGAAGACAACTGGGAATCACCAACTCTTGGTGCTTGGGGTCTAGGCTGGGAAATTTGGCTAAACGGTATGGAAGTCTCTCAGTTTACTTACTTCCAGCAAGTAGGTGGTCTAGAGTGTAAACCGGTTACCGGTGAAATTACTTACGGCCTTGAGCGTCTAGCCATGTACATCCAAGAAGTAGACAGTGTTTACGATCTTGTATGGACTGACGGCCCATTGGGCAAAGTCATGTACGGTGACATCTTCCATCAAAATGAAGTTGAACAATCAACTTATAACTTTGAACATGCTGATGTTGATGTTCAATTCAAGATGTTCGATGACTGCGAGCAAGCTTGCCAGCGCTTATTGGCTCTTGAAAAGCCACTTCCACTGCCTGCTTATGAGCAAGTAATGAAAGCCTCTCATGCATTTAACCTGCTTGATGCTCGTCACGCTATCTCTGTTACTGAGCGCCAGCGTTATATCTTACGCGTTCGTACCATGGCTAAAGGCGTTGCCGAGGCTTACTATCAAGCCCGTGAAGCTCTTGGCTTCCCAATGTGTAAGTAG
- a CDS encoding DNA-3-methyladenine glycosylase I has product MEVTRCDWVGADPIYQEYHDKLWGKPVFDSLELFEKLCLDGQQAGLSWITILKKQQNYEAAFANFDPKIIVTFDDEKIEELMLNPGIVRNRLKINSIIKNARAYLEFIEQGNDFSAFLWEFVGGEPKLNHFTSMSELPAQTPESEAMSKALKKLGFNFVGPTICYAFMQAVGMVNDHTTDCFCYQK; this is encoded by the coding sequence ATGGAAGTAACGCGTTGCGACTGGGTTGGGGCGGATCCCATCTATCAAGAGTACCATGATAAGCTATGGGGAAAGCCTGTGTTTGATAGTCTAGAGCTGTTTGAAAAGCTTTGTTTAGACGGTCAACAAGCGGGATTATCTTGGATTACCATTCTCAAGAAACAGCAGAACTATGAAGCCGCATTTGCTAATTTTGACCCTAAAATTATTGTGACTTTTGACGATGAAAAGATAGAAGAGTTGATGCTCAATCCAGGAATCGTACGTAATCGATTAAAGATAAACTCGATCATCAAAAACGCTAGGGCGTACCTTGAGTTTATTGAGCAGGGTAATGATTTTTCAGCATTTTTATGGGAGTTTGTCGGCGGGGAACCTAAGCTTAATCACTTCACTTCTATGAGTGAGTTACCCGCGCAAACTCCAGAGTCAGAGGCTATGTCTAAGGCGTTAAAAAAACTAGGGTTCAACTTTGTCGGCCCAACGATTTGCTACGCTTTTATGCAGGCCGTGGGTATGGTGAATGATCACACCACAGACTGTTTTTGTTATCAAAAATAA
- a CDS encoding amidohydrolase family protein codes for MLNNKFTPLYAAIALSFSTPTIAEEDKQAWQVNAPAKAPLEQIKIDVSEGTWMNVSVSPNGKHVVFDLLGDIYQMPIDGGEAKPLAEGIAWQMQPVYSPDGKYIAFTSDEDGGDNIWIMQADGSNPRPVTNETFRLLNSPAWSPDGQYLVARKHFTGSRSLGAGEVWMYHVAGGDGVKLTERPNEQKDLGEPAYSPDGRYIYFSQDATPGKTFHYSKDSVKGIYKIKRYDTQTGDIEVLIQGTGGAIRPTPSPDGKKLAYIKRDGFQSSLYLLDLKSGETEKLYGDLDRDMQETWAIHGVYPTMSWTADNEEILFWANGKINKLDVESKSVAQIPFTVKSERAVQPAVRFTQDLDKDVFDVKMLRMAQVSPDGKKVAFEALGKIWVKSLPDGKMSRLTKLDSDLRELFPQWSRDGKRIVFTTWDDQEQGTVSLATVRNKRVKALTNEPGKYVEPTFSPDGETVVYRKAKGGYITPRTWSQETGLYQVDIDGDKNTKITAAGYQPQFGADNDRVYFMESGETPQLASIGLNGFEKRVHYTSKHATEFRVSPDGKQLAFAERFKVFVTPFAKHGETIQIGPKASNLPVEQLSVRAGESISWNTNSNQLYWTLGPELYQVNVDTQYKEQAEDDKAKPIITDLGFSQKADVPRGTVAFVGGNIITMENDEVIKNGTVIVKDNHIVSVGSAADIEIPDDAKVIDIKGKTLMPGLFDAHAHGAQGENEIIPQQNWELYSNLSLGVTAIHDPSNDTTEIFAASEQQKAGNIAGPRIFSTGTILYGANAPGYTSHIDSLDDAKFHLERLKKVGAFSVKSYNQPRRNQRQQVIAAARELEMMVVPEGGSLLQHNLTMIADGHTGIEHSLPAANVYSDIKQFWGQTDVGYTPTLVVAYGGISGENYWYDKTDVWAHPRLSMYVPSDILDARSMRRPTAPDEHYNHFNVARVANELNEVGIKANIGAHGQREGLAAHWEMWMFAQGGMSNLEVLKTATINPAKHFAMDHQIGSIKQGKLADLIVIDGNPLEDIRVTDRVSYTMVNGKLFNAETMDQLNGGSKNKGKQREAFFFEK; via the coding sequence ATGTTAAACAATAAGTTTACCCCCCTATATGCAGCTATTGCCCTTAGCTTCAGTACTCCAACAATTGCCGAAGAAGATAAGCAAGCCTGGCAAGTTAACGCGCCAGCAAAAGCACCGTTAGAACAGATAAAGATTGATGTAAGTGAAGGTACATGGATGAACGTCAGTGTTAGCCCAAATGGCAAACATGTGGTGTTTGATCTACTCGGTGATATTTATCAAATGCCAATTGATGGTGGCGAAGCCAAGCCACTGGCCGAAGGTATCGCATGGCAGATGCAGCCCGTTTACAGCCCCGATGGCAAATACATCGCCTTCACATCTGATGAAGATGGCGGCGATAATATCTGGATTATGCAAGCCGACGGTAGTAACCCGCGCCCAGTAACCAATGAAACATTCCGCCTATTGAACAGCCCAGCGTGGAGTCCTGATGGCCAATACCTAGTGGCGCGTAAACACTTTACCGGCAGCCGCAGCTTAGGCGCCGGTGAAGTATGGATGTACCACGTTGCCGGCGGTGATGGGGTTAAGCTGACAGAGCGCCCTAACGAACAGAAAGACTTAGGTGAGCCCGCTTACTCTCCAGATGGGCGCTACATCTACTTTAGCCAAGATGCGACGCCGGGTAAGACTTTCCACTACTCAAAAGACTCGGTAAAAGGCATCTATAAGATTAAACGTTATGATACTCAAACGGGTGATATCGAAGTCTTGATCCAAGGCACTGGTGGTGCTATTCGACCGACCCCTAGCCCTGATGGTAAAAAACTTGCTTACATCAAGCGTGATGGTTTTCAGTCTTCACTATATCTTCTCGACCTCAAGTCCGGTGAAACTGAAAAACTCTATGGCGACTTAGACCGAGATATGCAAGAAACTTGGGCTATTCACGGCGTCTACCCAACCATGAGCTGGACCGCCGATAACGAAGAAATCCTGTTCTGGGCTAACGGTAAAATCAATAAGCTGGATGTTGAATCAAAATCTGTAGCGCAAATTCCCTTTACTGTAAAGTCAGAACGCGCCGTTCAACCCGCGGTACGCTTTACACAAGATCTCGATAAAGATGTCTTCGATGTGAAGATGCTGCGTATGGCACAAGTGTCACCTGACGGCAAAAAAGTGGCTTTTGAGGCATTAGGTAAAATCTGGGTTAAGAGTCTGCCCGATGGCAAAATGTCACGCTTGACCAAACTCGATAGCGATCTACGAGAGCTATTCCCACAATGGTCACGCGATGGTAAACGCATCGTTTTCACCACTTGGGATGACCAAGAGCAAGGTACTGTTAGCTTAGCGACCGTGCGCAATAAGCGAGTAAAGGCACTCACTAACGAGCCAGGAAAGTATGTCGAACCGACCTTCTCACCTGACGGCGAAACCGTGGTTTACCGCAAAGCCAAAGGCGGCTACATCACTCCACGAACTTGGTCTCAAGAAACCGGACTCTATCAAGTTGATATCGATGGTGACAAAAATACTAAGATTACCGCAGCGGGTTACCAGCCACAATTTGGTGCCGATAACGACCGTGTCTACTTTATGGAGAGCGGTGAAACACCACAACTCGCTTCTATTGGCCTGAACGGTTTCGAGAAGCGCGTGCACTACACCAGCAAGCATGCAACCGAATTTAGGGTTTCTCCTGATGGTAAGCAGCTGGCTTTTGCCGAACGCTTTAAAGTGTTCGTGACTCCCTTTGCTAAACACGGTGAAACCATTCAAATCGGGCCTAAAGCAAGTAATCTGCCTGTTGAGCAGCTAAGTGTTCGTGCTGGTGAAAGCATCAGTTGGAACACCAATAGCAATCAACTTTACTGGACCCTTGGTCCAGAGCTTTATCAAGTTAATGTAGATACTCAATATAAGGAACAAGCAGAAGACGATAAAGCCAAGCCAATCATCACCGATCTTGGCTTTAGCCAAAAAGCGGATGTTCCACGTGGAACAGTTGCATTTGTTGGTGGCAATATCATCACCATGGAAAATGATGAGGTCATAAAAAATGGTACGGTTATCGTCAAAGACAACCATATTGTCAGCGTGGGTTCCGCTGCTGATATCGAAATTCCAGATGACGCTAAGGTGATCGACATTAAGGGCAAAACACTGATGCCAGGCTTATTCGATGCCCACGCTCATGGCGCTCAAGGTGAGAACGAGATCATTCCACAGCAAAACTGGGAGCTCTACTCTAACCTGTCATTGGGTGTCACTGCGATTCATGACCCATCGAATGACACTACAGAGATCTTCGCGGCATCAGAGCAACAGAAAGCGGGTAATATTGCAGGTCCACGGATCTTCTCAACGGGTACCATTTTGTATGGTGCAAATGCTCCGGGTTACACTTCGCATATAGATTCATTAGATGATGCCAAGTTCCACTTAGAGCGTCTAAAGAAAGTCGGAGCTTTCAGCGTAAAGAGTTATAACCAGCCACGTCGTAACCAACGCCAGCAAGTTATCGCAGCCGCTCGTGAACTAGAAATGATGGTCGTTCCTGAAGGTGGTAGCTTGCTGCAACATAACCTAACCATGATCGCCGATGGTCATACTGGCATAGAGCACTCACTACCAGCAGCCAATGTTTATAGCGATATAAAACAGTTCTGGGGACAAACCGATGTAGGTTATACACCAACACTCGTTGTCGCCTACGGTGGTATTTCAGGTGAAAACTATTGGTACGATAAGACAGATGTTTGGGCTCATCCTCGTCTTTCTATGTATGTACCATCTGATATTTTGGATGCTCGCTCGATGCGCCGCCCTACTGCGCCCGATGAACATTACAATCACTTCAATGTGGCACGTGTCGCCAACGAATTAAATGAAGTTGGCATCAAAGCGAATATTGGTGCTCATGGTCAGCGTGAAGGTTTAGCCGCTCATTGGGAGATGTGGATGTTTGCTCAAGGTGGTATGAGCAACCTTGAAGTGTTGAAAACGGCAACCATCAATCCTGCTAAGCACTTTGCAATGGATCATCAAATTGGGTCTATCAAACAGGGGAAATTAGCCGACCTGATTGTTATCGATGGTAATCCGCTTGAAGATATTCGCGTCACCGATCGTGTCAGCTACACCATGGTGAACGGAAAGTTGTTTAATGCGGAAACCATGGACCAGCTAAATGGTGGATCTAAAAATAAGGGTAAGCAGAGAGAAGCATTCTTTTTCGAAAAATAA
- the tusA gene encoding sulfurtransferase TusA, giving the protein MNDQFSAAQHQLDALGLRCPEPVMMVRKSVRRMNDGETLLIIADDPATTRDIPSFCEFMDHTLIASQTESTPYQYLIKKGL; this is encoded by the coding sequence ATGAACGACCAATTTAGCGCTGCACAACATCAACTCGACGCTTTAGGACTACGCTGCCCAGAGCCAGTAATGATGGTGCGTAAGTCAGTAAGACGCATGAACGACGGTGAAACCCTATTGATTATTGCTGATGACCCAGCAACGACTCGTGATATTCCAAGCTTTTGTGAGTTTATGGATCACACATTAATCGCCAGTCAAACAGAGTCAACGCCATACCAGTACCTTATAAAGAAAGGTCTGTAG
- the ybaK gene encoding Cys-tRNA(Pro) deacylase, which translates to MTPAIDLLVKHKIAHQVHEYHHDPACQAYGLEAAEKIGVAPELVFKTLVVKLDAKQLAVAIIPVAEKLSMKAIAKAAKAKKAVMAEAAEVQRSSGYVLGGVSPLGQKRLLLTVIDASASQLEQMYVSGGRRGLDIALAPEDIKQLLKANFAPLTA; encoded by the coding sequence ATGACCCCCGCTATCGACCTGCTCGTTAAACACAAAATCGCCCACCAAGTTCACGAATATCACCATGATCCAGCTTGCCAAGCTTATGGCTTAGAAGCTGCCGAAAAGATTGGCGTTGCACCAGAATTAGTCTTTAAAACCTTAGTGGTTAAATTAGACGCTAAGCAGCTTGCCGTAGCGATTATTCCCGTTGCCGAAAAGCTCAGCATGAAGGCTATCGCCAAGGCGGCGAAAGCCAAAAAGGCAGTGATGGCAGAAGCCGCTGAGGTGCAACGCAGCTCAGGCTATGTGCTCGGCGGTGTCAGTCCTTTAGGGCAAAAGCGACTGCTGCTAACCGTTATCGATGCATCCGCCTCTCAGCTAGAGCAGATGTATGTCAGCGGTGGACGCCGAGGACTAGATATAGCCTTAGCCCCTGAGGATATCAAGCAATTACTAAAAGCTAACTTCGCCCCTTTGACGGCATAA
- a CDS encoding GNAT family N-acetyltransferase has translation MKFVLLADNQPALPQVAKWYSDQWGYIGEGRSTKELELKLRDYLNRDKLPLIILAQDGNEVIAAAQLRYHEMDIYPEREYWLGGVYVNSKHRGKGVAQALISAIIDKAKILGVGSINLQTEYLSGGLYRDLGWQPIEQVVNHGINVLVMEKSL, from the coding sequence ATGAAATTTGTATTACTTGCTGATAATCAACCAGCCCTGCCACAAGTCGCAAAGTGGTATAGCGATCAATGGGGTTATATTGGTGAGGGTCGTAGTACTAAAGAACTAGAACTCAAACTTAGAGATTACCTTAACCGCGACAAACTGCCATTGATCATCTTAGCCCAAGACGGCAATGAGGTGATTGCTGCAGCCCAACTTCGTTATCACGAGATGGATATCTACCCAGAACGAGAATATTGGCTCGGTGGTGTTTATGTTAATTCTAAGCATAGAGGCAAGGGTGTCGCCCAAGCCTTAATCAGTGCCATTATAGATAAGGCCAAAATATTGGGCGTTGGCAGCATCAACTTACAGACCGAATATTTGTCTGGTGGCTTGTATCGCGACCTAGGATGGCAACCGATAGAACAAGTGGTTAATCACGGAATTAACGTGCTGGTTATGGAAAAATCACTATAA
- the fadA gene encoding acetyl-CoA C-acyltransferase FadA, with translation MKNAVIVDCIRTPMGRSKAGVFRNVRAETLSAELMKSLLERNPKLDPNTIEDVMWGCVQQTLEQGFNIARNAALLAGIPKQVGAVTVNRLCGSSMDALHQAARAIMTGQGDTFIVGGVEHMGHVPMNHGVDFHPGLANNVAKGSAMMGLTAEMLGKMHGITREQQDAFAVRSHQRAHAATVEGRFANEIVAIEGHDADGALIRVDHDEVIRPETSMESLSGLRPAFDPANGTVTAGTSSALSDGASAMLVMEEEKAKALGLPIRARIRSMAIAGCDAAIMGYGPVPATQKALKRAGLTVDDLDVIELNEAFAAQSLPCVKDLGLMDVVDEKVNLNGGAIALGHPLGCSGTRISTTLINLMEAKDAKYGLATMCIGLGQGIATIFERP, from the coding sequence ATGAAAAATGCCGTTATCGTAGATTGCATTCGTACTCCAATGGGCCGCTCAAAGGCTGGAGTATTTAGAAATGTGCGTGCAGAAACCCTCTCTGCAGAACTAATGAAGTCACTACTTGAGCGCAACCCAAAGCTTGACCCAAACACCATTGAAGATGTGATGTGGGGTTGTGTGCAGCAAACCCTTGAGCAAGGCTTTAATATTGCCCGCAACGCCGCCCTACTCGCTGGCATTCCAAAACAAGTCGGTGCTGTTACCGTAAACCGTTTATGTGGTTCATCGATGGATGCACTGCATCAAGCAGCGCGCGCCATTATGACAGGCCAAGGCGATACCTTTATCGTAGGTGGTGTTGAACATATGGGTCATGTACCAATGAACCATGGCGTCGACTTTCACCCAGGTCTTGCCAACAACGTAGCGAAGGGCTCTGCCATGATGGGTCTGACCGCAGAGATGCTAGGTAAGATGCACGGCATTACCCGTGAGCAACAAGACGCTTTTGCCGTACGTTCACATCAACGCGCTCATGCTGCAACGGTTGAAGGCCGTTTCGCTAACGAGATTGTGGCTATTGAAGGTCACGATGCCGATGGCGCCCTGATTAGAGTAGACCATGATGAAGTGATCCGCCCTGAAACATCGATGGAGTCACTATCAGGTTTACGCCCAGCTTTTGACCCAGCCAACGGCACGGTGACAGCGGGTACCTCATCTGCACTTTCTGATGGCGCTTCAGCCATGCTAGTGATGGAAGAAGAGAAAGCCAAAGCGCTAGGCCTACCAATTCGCGCACGTATTCGTTCTATGGCGATTGCAGGTTGTGATGCCGCTATTATGGGTTACGGCCCAGTACCCGCCACTCAAAAAGCCCTTAAGCGTGCAGGCCTCACCGTTGATGACCTAGACGTTATCGAGCTTAACGAAGCTTTTGCCGCGCAGTCTCTACCCTGTGTAAAAGACTTAGGCTTGATGGATGTAGTCGATGAGAAGGTCAACCTTAACGGTGGTGCGATTGCACTGGGTCATCCACTAGGTTGCTCGGGTACGCGTATCTCAACCACGCTTATCAACCTGATGGAAGCTAAAGATGCTAAGTATGGTCTTGCGACCATGTGTATTGGTCTAGGCCAAGGTATTGCAACTATCTTCGAGCGTCCATAA